The Urbifossiella limnaea nucleotide sequence AAAAAGTTTCGGCGGGCTCGATGCTCAAAAACACGACTAGAAGCGTCGCAAATGTCGTGTTGGTGCTCGTATCTGAATTGCCGGTGTCACCGTCTGCGCGTTCCGCACGGGAATTCCCGCGGAAAACTCGTTTCGCCCGGCCGGTGCCGCGGCGCCGGTCGTGACAGTGTGGTGTCACTGGTCGTGACACCACACTGTCACTTTGGTGACAATCGACTGTCACTGGCCCTGCCGCTCGGGCCGCAGCGCCCGCACCTGCGCGCCGGCCTGCCACATCTCCGACTCGGCGATGGCCTTCAACTCCTTCTCCAACCCCGCGCGGTAGTCCGGCTTGCTGTTCGCCTCCAGCGTCCGCCGCGCCTCCTCGCCGCTGGCGACCGACTGGTACAGCTTCTCGAACACCGGCTTGCTCGCGTCGCGGAACGGGCCGAACCAGTCGAGCGCGCCGCGCTGCGCGGTCGTGCTGCAGTTGGCGTACATCCAGTCCATCCCCTTCTCGCCGATCAGCGGGTAGAGGCTCTGCGTCGCCTCCTCGACCGTCTCGTTGAACGCCTCGCTCGGGCTGTGCCCGTTGGCCCGCAGCACCTCGTACTGGGCCAGCCACAGCCCGTAGATGGCGCCCATCAGCACGCCGCGCTCGCCGGTCAGGTCGCTCACGACTTCCTTCTTGAAGTCCGTCTCGAACAGGTAGCCCGAGCCGATGGCGACGCCGAGGGCCAGCACCCGGTCGCGGGCCTTCCCCGTCGCGTCCTGGAACACGGCGAAGCTGCTGTTGATGCCGCGGCCTTCGAGGAACAGCCGGCGGACGGTCGTGCCCGAGCCCTTCGGCGCGCACAGGATCACGTCGATGTCGGCCGGGGGGACGACGCCGGTCTGGTCCTTGAAGACGATCGAGAAGCCGTGCGAGAAGTAGAGCGCCTTCCCCTTCGTGAGGTGCGGCTTGATCTTCGGCCACATGTCCTTCTGGCCGGCGTCGCTCAGCAGGTACTGGACGACGGTCCCCTTCGCGGCCGCCTCCTCGGGGTCGAACAGCGTCTCGCCCGGCTTCCAGCCGTCTTCGATGCACAGGTCGTAGGCCTTGCCGCCCTTCCGCTGACCGACGATCACCTTGACGCCGTTGTCGCGCATGTTGAGCGACTGGCCGCGGCCCTGGACGCCGTACCCGAGCACGGCGACGGTCTCGCCGCCGAGGATGGCCTTGATCTTCTCCGGCGGGTAGTCCGCCCGCTCGACGCACTGCTCGACCGTGTCGCCGATCCGAATTTCCTTCATCGCCGCCTCGCGGGTTGGGGGTGGGTGCCCGGGGTGAGCCTATCGGCGATTTCTCTCGCCGTCAAGAATCTTGACATCAAGATATCTCCGAATACCCTCAGAATCATGAGCGACGCCGACGTGATCGACCGGATGATGGCGGCGTGGAAGAGCGTCCGGCCGGACCTGGACCCGTCCCCGCTGGGGCTCGTCGGGCGGGTGATCGTGTTGGCCCAACACCTGGAGAAGAGCGTCGAGGAGGCGCTGGAGAAGCACCACCTCACGCTCGGCCAGTTCGACATCCTGGCGACGCTGCGGCGGAACGGGCCGAAGGGCGGGCTGACGCCGACGCAGTTGCTGGAGAGCGTGATGCTGTCGTCCGGCGGGATGACGGCCCGGCTCGACTCGCTCTGCCGCGACGGGCTGATCTACCGCAAGACCGACCCGAAGGACCGCCGCAAGGTGGTAGTCGAGTTGACCGCGAAGGGCCGCCGCACGATCGACGCCGCGACGCGGACGCGGTTCGCGGAGGCCGCCGAGTCGCAGCCGCCGTTCAAGCCGGACGAGCGGGCCGAGTTGGAGGAAACACTACGTCGGTGGCTGGCACAGGTGGCGGGGTAGCGCCGCGAATGACCGATACCGATAACCCACGAATGACCAAGGTAGACCGGCGGTTTCTTGCTTGGTTATTGGTGGGTCATCGGTATCGGTCATTCCTCCGGTCAGGCGTCCACCACGTCCGTGATCCGCGCGATGGCCACCACCTCGGCCCGGCGCACGAGCACCTTCTTGCGGTTCCGCTTGATGCCGGTCGCCACCGACTCGGCGACGTAGTTCTCGCGCGTCGTATCCGTGTCGCGCAGGTCGTGGATGTCGGCGTTGCGGAGCTCGATGAAGTGGTCGTCGAACCGGGCGAGCTTCCCGAGGCAGACGAACATGCTGCTCATGTCGAGGACTACGCGCTCGTTCAGGTACTCGTCGAGCATCGCCCCGCTCCGGTGGCTCGAAAACCGCTCTCGCCCCGCCCGCCCAGGTAGTGTATACCCCGCCGTCGGCCGCACGACGCGGCCCGGGTGCTCCCACGGACGGGGGGGAACGGCGTGAGCGGTCGCGGGTTCGGGTGGCTCCTCGCCGGACTGGTGCCGGTGTACCTCGTGCTGGCCGCGGTCGTGCCGCCGGCCGACGACGAGCTGTACTACTGGTGTTGGTCCGAGAGCCTCCAGTGGAGCTACTACGACCACCCGCCGATGACCGCGTACCTCATCCGCGCGGCCACGGCCGTGTTCGGCGACACCCTGTTCGCCATCCGCCTCCCGGCCGTCCTGTCCACGCTCACCGTGCTGGGCGTCGTCGGCTACCTGACGCGGCCGCGGAGCCTGTTGCCGCTGGTCGTGTGTACGCCGCTGTTCACACTCGGCGC carries:
- the ilvC gene encoding ketol-acid reductoisomerase codes for the protein MKEIRIGDTVEQCVERADYPPEKIKAILGGETVAVLGYGVQGRGQSLNMRDNGVKVIVGQRKGGKAYDLCIEDGWKPGETLFDPEEAAAKGTVVQYLLSDAGQKDMWPKIKPHLTKGKALYFSHGFSIVFKDQTGVVPPADIDVILCAPKGSGTTVRRLFLEGRGINSSFAVFQDATGKARDRVLALGVAIGSGYLFETDFKKEVVSDLTGERGVLMGAIYGLWLAQYEVLRANGHSPSEAFNETVEEATQSLYPLIGEKGMDWMYANCSTTAQRGALDWFGPFRDASKPVFEKLYQSVASGEEARRTLEANSKPDYRAGLEKELKAIAESEMWQAGAQVRALRPERQGQ
- a CDS encoding MarR family winged helix-turn-helix transcriptional regulator; the protein is MSDADVIDRMMAAWKSVRPDLDPSPLGLVGRVIVLAQHLEKSVEEALEKHHLTLGQFDILATLRRNGPKGGLTPTQLLESVMLSSGGMTARLDSLCRDGLIYRKTDPKDRRKVVVELTAKGRRTIDAATRTRFAEAAESQPPFKPDERAELEETLRRWLAQVAG